The window TCTTTGGAAAATCTCAGAACTGTTATCACCTCATTCAATATGTTCTTCAACATGCTCCCTCTAATGCTTGTTCTAAACAGACCATCCCTCCAGATCAGGAGCTGCTGGTATGGTACGGAAACTCCCACAACACCTTCCTTGGTATTCCTGGCGTTCCCAGTACCGAGGACGAACATCCGAAAAAGGCGCGGAATGGTGAGACCTTCTTTCCTCGGATTAAAGCTGGGGGGGCTTTTCTCATGACCATTAGACTTTAGAAAGACTGTCATTTAGAGCAGCAATATGGCCTCTTTAGAGCTGGCTAATATGGCTATGGTCTACTGAGTATTTTTAGGACCATATCATAATTGTTTTGACCCAGGCTCTTTTGTTTGTGGCAACACTTTTGTTGGTGGGCTCCACTGCCACCAATAGATTTAACATCCACCTTATTTCAAAGTGAAAGACTAATTCTATTCCATGTCCTCAATGTCAGCCACATAGTTTGTAAATTGAACCACTCACAATTCCTCCCTACCTTTCCCCTGACAGACGACTCGCACTCATCTGACGGCTCTTCATCTtgctccccctcctcctcctgttcttcctctacctcctcgtCATCCACCACCAGCCGCATGCGCTGCGTCATCTGCCACCGGGGCTTCAACTCTCGCAGCAACCTTCGCTCACACATGCGCATCCACACCCTGGACAAGCCCTTTGTCTGTCGCTTCTGCAACAGGCGCTTCAGCCAGTCGTCCACCCTGCGCAATCATGTGCGACTGCATACCGGAGAGCGCCCCTACAAGTGCCACGTCTGCCAGAGCGCCTACTCCCAACTGGCGGGGCTCCGGGCACACCAGAAGAGTGCCAGGCACAGGCCAGGGGCCACGGACACAGACACTGCCTCCCAAGTCTCATCGCCCAACCAGATCAGCAGCCTGTCCCAGCACCAGAGGCCAATAGTTCACCACATCCCCACCATGGTGCTATGATAgcagagaggagacaggcaCTGGCTAATGCAACCAACTCTGCACTTTACGCCTGCACACCTGGGTCATATGTGGCTCTCACTTCCCTTTCTCCCGTTGTCAGAGAGGACGGGCAGCTGTTGTTGGCTGGTGTGGCAGGTATAGACGTTGTGTTGGGCCAGATTGTCTGGCTGGATGTATGTAGGGCTGAACTGACGGTCGTTCTCACACGTTTAACTGATTTattatatagaaatatatatatttttttacatgtggTCCGCTTagacatgttttgtttgaaattcTCTTAAACAGGTCTAGTAGTGTCATCAACGGTTCTGTTACCACCTTTACAAAGAAGCTAAACTAAGATGGATGGAATGtggttttcaaaatatatatttatttttttttgtttgttttttcatagATTAACTCCCCATATCTCTTAGATCTTATATGCAGCAGATCAAATGAAATAGTTTACTAGCTCTACTAGGAATACTACTGGTCAAATAAGTAGTCTCTATTCCagattttctgttgttgttgaccATAAGTCTTAGTTGAGTGGTTCCGTTTGTTTATTTCTCATCACTCTTCACTCTTTCACCGTAGTCATACCAACTCAGGGTGAAGGTTTTTTAAATAGTAaggttacaaagaaaaattctAATGAAATGTACAATATTGAAAAATGCAGAGCAGCCATGTACATTCCTTTCAGCCCTACCAATTTTACACTGTGAAATAGTCACTTTatcactgtacagtatattaatgtATAGCATTGTGTAACTCAGAACTGTATGTGAATGTAAATATGTGCGCTCTccatacattttgaataaataatgaTATTGAGTCTTTGTAGTGGTCTTTTTGGAGCGTGTGGTAGCCTACTATGAAGACTCCTAACATGCTGTGAATGTTAGGTGTGGAAATACAATGAAAGAGTGGATATAATGGTGGAATAATTTTTGGGAGGGCAGTTGCTCCTTACTACTACTCTTGGCACCTCTCACTAGATCTGTTTTGACAGACAGGGACGGCTTGTaaacaggtgtttgtgtgtggttttacTCTGTCAGGGGTGGTAGAAAAAAGCGAATAAGGATTTTCTTGTTCATGTGGTGGAAGCTCTAGTGGTGGGTGCCTGGGTTGTGGAGCAGGTCCGTCTGGAGGGGGGTCCATCTGGGGGGGACAAACCAGCACCATCCTCCCGACAAACCTGGAAGTGGGAACATGTCATCAGGGAGATTCATAGGCAGGATTCCCGAGGGGGACGgggggacatgacccccccccccccccccccccccccattctggGGAAAACTATAATTTCTCCCATCCAATATATCACTAAACATGtcatttcaattatattaagaaGCAATGAAATCACTTGTGCTGATTACAGACCCTTAATAGCgcattttttaatt is drawn from Esox lucius isolate fEsoLuc1 chromosome 14, fEsoLuc1.pri, whole genome shotgun sequence and contains these coding sequences:
- the LOC105015014 gene encoding PR domain zinc finger protein 12 isoform X2 codes for the protein MEERQNSISPKTAFTAEVLAQSFAGEVQKLSSLVLPSEVIIAQSSIPGEGLGIFSKTWIKAGTEMGPFTGSVISPEHVDLLKNNNLMWEVFNEDSTVRYFIDASQEDHRSWMTYIKCARNEQEQNLEVVQIGSSIFYRALETIPPDQELLVWYGNSHNTFLGIPGVPSTEDEHPKKARNDDSHSSDGSSSCSPSSSCSSSTSSSSTTSRMRCVICHRGFNSRSNLRSHMRIHTLDKPFVCRFCNRRFSQSSTLRNHVRLHTGERPYKCHVCQSAYSQLAGLRAHQKSARHRPGATDTDTASQVSSPNQISSLSQHQRPIVHHIPTMVL
- the LOC105015014 gene encoding PR domain zinc finger protein 12 isoform X1, giving the protein MGSVLPAEALPLKSGFKCQSRSLSDIITSDILHSFLYGRWRNVIGEHLMEERQNSISPKTAFTAEVLAQSFAGEVQKLSSLVLPSEVIIAQSSIPGEGLGIFSKTWIKAGTEMGPFTGSVISPEHVDLLKNNNLMWEVFNEDSTVRYFIDASQEDHRSWMTYIKCARNEQEQNLEVVQIGSSIFYRALETIPPDQELLVWYGNSHNTFLGIPGVPSTEDEHPKKARNDDSHSSDGSSSCSPSSSCSSSTSSSSTTSRMRCVICHRGFNSRSNLRSHMRIHTLDKPFVCRFCNRRFSQSSTLRNHVRLHTGERPYKCHVCQSAYSQLAGLRAHQKSARHRPGATDTDTASQVSSPNQISSLSQHQRPIVHHIPTMVL